From Saccopteryx leptura isolate mSacLep1 chromosome 3, mSacLep1_pri_phased_curated, whole genome shotgun sequence, one genomic window encodes:
- the ZNF697 gene encoding zinc finger protein 697 — translation MEQEDKQGVCESLDSEDTGMGSDFENSEDRDGDPHETEMGSNSEDADKRGSALEQEMGSNPEDEAPRGHSEEQELVSDICTEGLLSKEEVVALREEEDDQSGVAEMAMFPGLSESDSVSPSLREEEEESAGEDRLEEDEEQPPPPVLPWRRHLSLGSGHRGNRSATRRFRRLHHPMAVDIGELDSLMASIMDAPTICPDCGESFSPGTAFLQHQRIHRLAEAAAVATLEPFGLAEECGAGSFGAGPTLARPPREKPFRCGECGKGFSRNTYLTNHLRLHTGERPNLCGDCGKSFSWRADLLKHRRLHTGEKPYPCPECGETFSLSSHLLSHRRAHAVAIGAGPATLRPFACGECGKGFVRRSHLANHQRIHTGEKPHGCGECGKRFSWRSDLVKHQRVHTGEKPYMCSECGETFSVSSHLFTHKRTHSGERPYVCRECGKGFGRNSHLVNHLRVHTGEKPFRCGQCEKRFSDFSTLTQHQRTHTGEKPYTCIECGKSFIQSSHLIRHRRIHTGNKPHKCAGCGKGFRYKTHLAQHQKLHLC, via the exons ATGGAACAAGAAGACAAACAGGGTGTGTGTGAATCCCTGGACTCAGAAGACACAGGGATGGGCTCCGATTTTGAGAACTCTGAGGACAGGGATGGGGACCCACACGAGACAGAAATGGGTTCTAACTCAGAAGACGCAGACAAGAGAGGCAGTGCCCTGGAGCAGGAGATGGGCTCCAACCCAGAGGATGAAGCTCCGAGAGGCCACTCAGAGGAGCAGGAACTAGTGTCTGACATTTGCACAG AGGGGCTGCTGAGTAAGGAAGAAGTGGTTGCTCTCCGAGAGGAAGAGGACGACCAATCCGGCGTAGCCGAGATGGCCATGTTCCCAGGACTGTCTGAGTCCGACAGCGTATCCCCGAGCctcagggaagaggaggaggagagtgcAGGCGAGGATCGGCTTGAGGAGGATGAGGAGCAGCCGCCGCCGCCCGTGCTCCCCTGGAGGCGGCACCTCTCCCTGGGGAGTGGGCACCGCGGGAACAGGTCGGCCACCCGCCGCTTCCGCCGGCtgcaccaccccatggctgtggATATCGGGGAGTTGGATAGTCTGATGGCTAGTATCATGGATGCGCCCACGATCTGCCCCGATTGCGGGGAGAGCTTCAGCCCGGGCACCGCCTTCCTGCAACACCAGCGCATCCACCGCCTGGCGGAAGCGGCCGCGGTGGCCACCCTGGAGCCGTTCGGCCTGGCGGAGGAGTGTGGCGCAGGGAGCTTTGGGGCGGGGCCTACGCTGGCCCGGCCCCCGCGCGAGAAACCCTTTCGCTGCGGAGAGTGCGGCAAGGGCTTCAGCCGCAACACCTACCTGACCAACCACTTGCGCCTACACACGGGCGAGAGGCCCAACCTGTGCGGCGACTGCGGCAAGAGCTTCAGCTGGCGCGCGGACCTGCTCAAGCACCGGCGGCTGCACACGGGCGAGAAGCCCTACCCGTGCCCCGAGTGCGGCGAAACCTTCAGCCTCAGCTCGCACCTGCTGAGCCACCGGCGCGCGCACGCGGTCGCCATTGGCGCCGGGCCCGCAACACTGCGGCCCTTCGCCTGTGGCGAGTGCGGCAAGGGCTTCGTGCGCCGCTCGCACCTGGCGAACCACCAGCGCATCCACACCGGCGAGAAGCCCCACGGCTGCGGTGAGTGCGGCAAGCGCTTTAGCTGGCGCTCGGACCTGGTGAAGCACCAGCGCGTGCACACGGGCGAGAAGCCCTACATGTGCTCTGAGTGCGGCGAGACCTTCAGCGTCAGCTCGCACCTCTTCACGCACAAGCGCACGCACTCGGGCGAGCGGCCTTACGTGTGCCGGGAGTGCGGCAAGGGCTTCGGCCGCAACTCGCACCTGGTCAACCACCTGCGCGTGCACACGGGCGAGAAGCCGTTCCGCTGTGGCCAGTGCGAGAAGCGCTTCAGCGACTTCTCCACTCTCACGCAGCACCAGCGCACGCACACGGGCGAGAAGCCCTACACGTGTATCGAGTGTGGCAAGAGCTTCATCCAGAGTTCGCACCTGATCCGACACCGCCGCATTCACACCGGCAATAAGCCGCACAAGTGCGCGGGCTGTGGCAAGGGCTTCCGCTACAAAACGCACCTCGCGCAGCACCAGAAGCTGCACCTGTGCTAG
- the HSD3B2 gene encoding 3 beta-hydroxysteroid dehydrogenase/Delta 5-->4-isomerase type 2, whose product MASWSCLVTGAGGFLGQRIIRLLVEEKELQEIRALDKVFRPELREEFSRFEGKTQLTLLEGDILDEQFMRKACEGTSAVIHAASVIDVFNVIPRETIMNVNLKGTQILLEACAQASVPIFIYTSTLEVAGPNSYTEIIQNACEEQHLETKWPAAYPCSKKLAEKAVLAANGWALQDGGTLYTCALRPMYIYGEGSPFLYGFIDHALKNNGILPHNSKSSIVNPVYVGNVAWAHILALRALRDPKKAPNIQGQFYYISDDTPHQSYDHLNYNLSKEWGFSLDSRMSLPVSLKYWLAFLLEIVSFLLSPIYRYQPPFNRHNVTLLNSVFTFSYKKAQQDLGYEPLFSWEKAKQKTVEWIGSLVEQHQEAQERKTQ is encoded by the exons ATGGCTAGCTGGAGCTGCCTTGTGACAGGTGCAGGAGGCTTCCTGGGCCAGAGGATCATCCGCTTGTTGGTggaggagaaagagctgcaggagATCCGGGCACTGGACAAAGTCTTCAGACCGGAACTGCGGGAGGAATTTTCTA GGTTCGAGGGCAAGACCCAGCTGACCTTGCTGGAGGGGGATATTCTGGATGAACAATTCATGAGAAAAGCCTGCGAGGGCACCTCGGCTGTCATTCACGCCGCCTCTGTCATCGACGTCTTTAATGTCATTCCACGAGAGACCATCATGAATGTCAACCTGAAAG GTACCCAGATCCTCCTGGAGGCCTGTGCCCAGGCTAGTGTGCCAATCTTCATCTATACCAGCACTCTAGAGGTGGCTGGGCCCAACTCCTACACAGAGATCATCCAGAACGCTTGTGAAGAACAGCATCTCGAAACAAAATGGCCAGCTGCGTACCCATGCAGCAAAAAGCTTGCCGAGAAGGCTGTGCTGGCAGCAAATGGGTGGGCTCTCCAAGATGGCGGCACCTTGTACACTTGTGCTCTAAGGCCCATGTATATCTATGGGGAAGGAAGCCCGTTCCTTTATGGCTTTATTGACCACGCCCTGAAGAACAATGGTATCCTGCCTCATAACAGCAAGTCTTCCATTGTCAACCCAGTCTATGTTGGCAATGTGGCCTGGGCCCACATCCTGGCTTTGAGGGCTCTGCGGGACCCCAAGAAAGCCCCAAACATCCAAGGACAGTTCTACTACATCTCAGATGACACACCTCACCAGAGCTATGATCACCTCAATTACAATCTGAGCAAAGAATGGGGCTTCAGCCTTGATTCCAGAATGAGCCTTCCTGTGTCGCTGAAGTACTGGCTCGCCTTCCTGCTGGAAATAGTGAGCTTCCTGCTCAGTCCGATTTACCGGTACCAGCCTCCCTTCAACCGCCACAATGTGACCTTGTTAAACAGTGTGTTCACCTTCTCCTATAAGAAAGCTCAGCAAGACCTGGGGTATGAGCCGCTCTTCAGCTGGGAGAAAGCCAAGCAGAAAACCGTGGAGTGGATTGGCTCCCTGGTGGAACAGCACCAGGAAGCCCAGGAAAGAAAGACTCAGTGA